The window TTACATGAAACAATTAAAATAAGTCCAAAAAGTAGTATTGAAAGTTTTTTCATTTTGTTGATTTTAAAAGGTAAATCTACAAAAAATAAATCTCAGAATTTAGGCAGCTCTTTCTTAAAAATCAAATTTATAAGTTATTCCTCCTAAAACTTGAAATCCTTGAACATTAAAGTTCGTAAAACGCTGATAATTGTTGTTAAATATGTTGTTTACTTTTAAAAATGCTGATAGATTATCGCTAAATTTATAACCACTATTTAAGTTTACATCAAAGTATCTTCCTAAATTAATTGGAGAACTAAGTGAAGGAAACGCACCAGCAAATTGAACATCTTTTCTGTTGCTAGCAAAATAAATAGTAGTTCCTGCATACCATTTAGCCGTTTTGTATTTGGCAAATAATTCGCTTTTAAGTTTTGGTAAATTCCAAGAAAATTCTTGTTGTTTTGGTGTGTATGTATTGAACTCTCCGTTAGCACCAATTACTAAGTTTTTAGAAACATCCCATTCTACTTCACCAAAGAAATTTATGTTTTTAATATCATCATAAATTACACTAAATGAATTGCCATATTCATATCCTAAAAAGTTTATTCCGCCAGAAGCAATTGTTGTTCCGTCTGATTTGGAATTGTTGACAGAAAACAACGCCTTATCTTCAAATTGCTTATAACTTATACGAGAATTATAACTTATACTTTGTGATAATTTTCCATTAATACCTCCGTGAAAATTATATTTTTCATTAGTCTGTGTGATATATTGTGTTGGTGAGATAAACGGATTTTCATCTGTAAATTGTTTGTAAGAATTTGTGTGTAAATCTCCACCAGCACCAATAAATAAGTTAGCAAAGTTTGCAATTATTGGGTATGATATTTTTACATCTGGATATACATAAAATTGACTTAAACTGTTTTCAATATCTGAAGTATAGTAAATTTTGGTTCCTAAGTTGATGTCAAAATTATAAAACTTTAATTTGTATGAAGGGTTTAAACCAGCAGTAAAAAAACTATAATCAACCTGATTGGTGTTTTCGTATGATTGATTAAAGCTCCCGCTTAAATAATCTAAAGAAACATCTAAAATTATTTCGTTAGAGTTACGGATAAATCTATCTAAAGAAAACTGAAACTGTGGAGCAATAGAGACCGAAACTTCATTACTGTCAAAATCATCATTAAAATAAGATATAGCAACTTTAGCTTGGTTAATATAATTGTCTTCAAAAGTTATTTTACCATGTAAATTTATAAAACTATAAGCTTGCTCTTCATTTATAGATTCTATAACATTACTGTTATAAGCTGTGTTTGGTAAACCATACCAATTGTATTTATTTTGTTCGAAATCTAAACCAACTTTCCAATCGAAATAACGATCTTCTTGTTTGTAATAAAAGTTAGCTAATAAATTAGAATAACTACTATCCAAATCAGTGTCTTTAACCGGATCGCTAGATGAAATGTATTTTGCATACAAGCCAAAATCATTTTCAAAACGAGTGCTGTGGTGTAAAAAAGTTTCTAAATAAGGTGTTGTGTTATTCCCAAAACCAACAGCAAGGTAATTTTTATATAGTTTTTCTCTTTCGCTAAAATCTACACCTTTTAAAGCTCCTTTTTTTGGAGTAAAAGTTGAAGCTACTGGCGCAGGAAAAATTTGATAACTCAGTTTCTTTTTTTTGCTTTTGTCTGAAAGTTTAATAGTAGGTTTTTTCTTAATTTTAAAAGCATCTGTAACCTTTGGGGTGTAAGACGAAACTACGTTTACAACTTCAGTTTTTATAGTGTCTTTTACTTTTTTCACAGCAGGTTTATCTTGAGCAAATACAAATTTACCAGCAAACATCAATAGAAATATAAAAAAGTAGTTTTTCATTTTTTTTGTTTAAATTCTTAACAATAGTACTAACACTATTAAATGCCTATTATGGGCTATTTTTGTGGAGTTACAGATTCGTTTGTTTTGGCTTCTTTGTTTTTTATTGTTCTGAGTTCGCTTGTTGCTTCTTCAATTATATCTTCATATTGCGTGAAGTTTTTAATAATATTTTCTAAAATATAAGTAGCTTGATAAGCATCTTCTAACGCATAATAGTTTTTGGCCATTATTACGTAGCTTTTTACTCCCCAATATTTGTAAGCAGAATAATCTGAAATTAATTTTTGAACTATTTTGGTTGAAGAATCATATTCTTTATTTTCATGTTTAAAGAAAGCATCATAATACAACGTTTCGGCTTTTAATTCTCCAGTTGCGGTTCTTCCAACTTCAATAAAAAACTCTTCTGAAGTAGTAAAATCTCCAGTTTTAAAAGCAGAACGTGCAATTATAATTTTTGCGTCAGCTTCAACAGTTTTTTCAATTTTATTTGTTGTTAAAACTTTTTCAGCATATTCAACCGCTTTATTATAATCTTCGGCTTCATAATAACCTTTCATTAAATTACTTTGTGCAAAAATTATGTTTTGCGGATAATTAGCTTCAGTTTCTAATTTTTCCAACAAAGACATTGCGTTAAACCAATCTTCTTTTTCAAGGTAAATCTGAGATAACTTGCTTAAAGACTCTTCGCTAAATTCGCTCTGGCTTTGGCTTGTAACATATGTATAATGCGGTATAGATTTCTCTGATTGATTGTTTTTTAAATAAGATTGCGCTAAGTAAAAATGCGATTTTAATGCATGTAATCCGTTTGGGAAATTTTGCAAGTATTTATCAAAACCTTCAATAGCTTTTTCAGTATTATTTTCTAAAAATTTGTTTTCTGCAGCTTCATAACTAGCATTGTCTAAATCTGCATCCGTAACATTTATAAAACTAACATCTTTAACCCAAACAGCATATTCATCTACTTTTCCAATATCTATATATACATTTCTAGCATTTGTTACCGCCTGTTTTGCTTCGTTTGAATTTGGGTATTTGGCAACAATTTCTTTGAATTTTGACAAAGCTTTTTTGTTGTCGCTTGTGTTGTAAAATAACAAACCTTGACGCAATAAAACATTTGGATTGTAAGCACTTTTAGGATGATTTTTCAACAACCTATTGTAGGCGTCTTGTGCTTTATCATTCTCTCTTATTGTTGTGTATGTTGTTCCTAATTGAAAAAGTGCATCGTCTTTTAATTTGGAATTAGTTTTTGTGTTTACAACGGCTAATAAATCTGTTATTTTTTGTTGATAATTACCAGACAAACCGTTGCTCATTGCTTTTTGATATTGTGCGTAATCTGCACCAATACCTCCATCAGTAATTATTTTATCATAAGAAATAATAGCTTTTGAGTATTGTTTTGAAGCGTAATAAGAATCTCCTAAACGTAAAAAGGCATCGTCTTTTAATTCAACTTCATTGTTGCTTTGCGTTGTGTATTGATTAAAGTAATGTGCCGATTTTTGATACTCTTTTAATTTAAAATAGCAATAACCAATGTTGTAACTTAATAGGTTATTTTCTATTGTTTCTGAGCTATCAACCTTTAAAAATAAATCTAAGGCCTTTTGAAAGTTTCCTAATCTGTAATTACTTTCAGCTAACCAAAAACGAGCTTTATTTTGCAATTCTAAGTCGTTAGATTGAGTTCCTTTTTCTAAAAAAGACAGCGATTTTTGTAGTTTGTCTTCGTTAAAAAGTTGAATTCCTCTGTAAAGAGAAACTTCATTTTTTAAGGCGTCATTTTTAAATTTTTTATTCTTTTCTATATAATCTAATGCCCCTTGATAATCTTGCTGATGTAAAAAAGAAGTAATTAATAATTCATTTATTTCATTAGTTTGAGGAGAATTTGGATACGTATTTAAATAAGCTTGTAAAACTTCTGGAACACTTTGGTATGGGTTACCTTCTTCGTAACTTAGTTTAGCATAATTTAAAAAAGCATCTTCTTTTACCTTTTTATCAAATTCCATTTCGCTAGCACTCTTAAATGCATTTAAAGCCTCTGGTTTTTTATCTAGTTTTAAATAACATTCCGCTAATTGATAGTAAGCATTTTGCGAAACCTTGTTTTTCTGATCTATTATTTTATTGAAGTTTCTAACCGCGTTTCCGTAGTCATTTTGTTTAAAATGAGCAAAGCCAAGTTGGTAATAATCGGTATTGTTCCAACGTCCTTTTTTACCTTTATAGTTTTGCAAATACGGAATTGCCTCAGTATATTTTTCTAAGTTAAAATAACTTTCACCAATTATTTTATTAATGTCTGATTGTTGTTTTTTATCTGAATTAGGTAAAATTTTCTTTCCAATTTCAATAGATTTTTCAAATCGACCAGCTTTAAAACTAATATCTAATAAGTAATAATTAGCTTTGTTTTTATAGGTAGCAACATCTGCAATTTCTGTTAAAGAAGTCTCAGCTAAATCGTAATCTTCTTGTTTGTAAGCAATATAACCATAGTAATACCTTGCATCATCTCCATAACGTTCATTAGATAATAATTTTTCAAAACGATTTTTTGCGTCATCTACATAACCAGAAACTAAGAGCGCATAACCCATCTTAAAATTTAAATCGCTTTTATCTTCAGTATTTAAAAGTTTTTCATCAACTTTTGTGTACCATTTTAATGAATGTGCTGCTTTTCTATTTGCAAAATAATAATTACCAACATTTAAATAAGCGAGTTGTTTTTTATTACTATTTGGGTGATTTTCAACAAAATCTAAAACTTTTTTATCTGCATTGGTTTGATTCAATTTAATGGCGCACATTGCATCATAATAATCTGCATTTGCTTGTAGGCTTTGTTTCTCTTCTGCTAACTTAGAAACTTTTACAAAAAGTTGTTGCGATGCTGCATAAGCTTTGTTGTTAAATAAAGTTAAAGCTTCATGGTATTTTGCCGTTGTGTTAAACTGCATTTCAGTTTCTTGCCCAAAACTATTTAGAAGGCCACATAAAATGAATGAAAAGCAAAGGAGGTTTTTCTTAAAAATAGTGTTCATATTTTTTGTCATCTGAAAAGGATAACGTCGTTTTTTAGCTTTTGTTTGATAATTTTCATCAAAATTAACAAAAAAGCTATAAAATCAACTAGAAAATGATAGTTTTGTATAAACTACTTTTTAATGATACAACCAGTTTTACATTTAGAAAATGCAGATATTTATCAGCGAGATAATTTAGTGTTATCAAAAGTGAATTTCACCCTTAATAAAGGAGATTTTTACTATTTAATAGGAAAAACAGGAAGCGGAAAAAGTAGTTTGCTAAAAACTTTATATGGCGATTTAAACCTACAGCGAGGTTTAGGAACTATTGTTGATTTCGATTTAAAGAAGTTAAAGGAAAAAGATATTCCTTTTTTGAGAAGAAAAATTGGAATTGTTTTTCAGGATTTTAAATTATTGAACGATAGAAATGTTTTTGAAAACCTAGAATTTGTCTTAAAAGCTACTGGTTGGAAAAGCAAAGCTGAAATAAAAACCAAAATTGAAGAAGTTTTAGGTAAAGTCGGTATTAAAGAAAAATACTACAAAAAACCATTTGAACT of the Tenacibaculum todarodis genome contains:
- a CDS encoding TonB-dependent receptor translates to MKNYFFIFLLMFAGKFVFAQDKPAVKKVKDTIKTEVVNVVSSYTPKVTDAFKIKKKPTIKLSDKSKKKKLSYQIFPAPVASTFTPKKGALKGVDFSEREKLYKNYLAVGFGNNTTPYLETFLHHSTRFENDFGLYAKYISSSDPVKDTDLDSSYSNLLANFYYKQEDRYFDWKVGLDFEQNKYNWYGLPNTAYNSNVIESINEEQAYSFINLHGKITFEDNYINQAKVAISYFNDDFDSNEVSVSIAPQFQFSLDRFIRNSNEIILDVSLDYLSGSFNQSYENTNQVDYSFFTAGLNPSYKLKFYNFDINLGTKIYYTSDIENSLSQFYVYPDVKISYPIIANFANLFIGAGGDLHTNSYKQFTDENPFISPTQYITQTNEKYNFHGGINGKLSQSISYNSRISYKQFEDKALFSVNNSKSDGTTIASGGINFLGYEYGNSFSVIYDDIKNINFFGEVEWDVSKNLVIGANGEFNTYTPKQQEFSWNLPKLKSELFAKYKTAKWYAGTTIYFASNRKDVQFAGAFPSLSSPINLGRYFDVNLNSGYKFSDNLSAFLKVNNIFNNNYQRFTNFNVQGFQVLGGITYKFDF
- a CDS encoding tetratricopeptide repeat protein, producing MNTIFKKNLLCFSFILCGLLNSFGQETEMQFNTTAKYHEALTLFNNKAYAASQQLFVKVSKLAEEKQSLQANADYYDAMCAIKLNQTNADKKVLDFVENHPNSNKKQLAYLNVGNYYFANRKAAHSLKWYTKVDEKLLNTEDKSDLNFKMGYALLVSGYVDDAKNRFEKLLSNERYGDDARYYYGYIAYKQEDYDLAETSLTEIADVATYKNKANYYLLDISFKAGRFEKSIEIGKKILPNSDKKQQSDINKIIGESYFNLEKYTEAIPYLQNYKGKKGRWNNTDYYQLGFAHFKQNDYGNAVRNFNKIIDQKNKVSQNAYYQLAECYLKLDKKPEALNAFKSASEMEFDKKVKEDAFLNYAKLSYEEGNPYQSVPEVLQAYLNTYPNSPQTNEINELLITSFLHQQDYQGALDYIEKNKKFKNDALKNEVSLYRGIQLFNEDKLQKSLSFLEKGTQSNDLELQNKARFWLAESNYRLGNFQKALDLFLKVDSSETIENNLLSYNIGYCYFKLKEYQKSAHYFNQYTTQSNNEVELKDDAFLRLGDSYYASKQYSKAIISYDKIITDGGIGADYAQYQKAMSNGLSGNYQQKITDLLAVVNTKTNSKLKDDALFQLGTTYTTIRENDKAQDAYNRLLKNHPKSAYNPNVLLRQGLLFYNTSDNKKALSKFKEIVAKYPNSNEAKQAVTNARNVYIDIGKVDEYAVWVKDVSFINVTDADLDNASYEAAENKFLENNTEKAIEGFDKYLQNFPNGLHALKSHFYLAQSYLKNNQSEKSIPHYTYVTSQSQSEFSEESLSKLSQIYLEKEDWFNAMSLLEKLETEANYPQNIIFAQSNLMKGYYEAEDYNKAVEYAEKVLTTNKIEKTVEADAKIIIARSAFKTGDFTTSEEFFIEVGRTATGELKAETLYYDAFFKHENKEYDSSTKIVQKLISDYSAYKYWGVKSYVIMAKNYYALEDAYQATYILENIIKNFTQYEDIIEEATSELRTIKNKEAKTNESVTPQK
- a CDS encoding cell division ATP-binding protein FtsE, with product MIQPVLHLENADIYQRDNLVLSKVNFTLNKGDFYYLIGKTGSGKSSLLKTLYGDLNLQRGLGTIVDFDLKKLKEKDIPFLRRKIGIVFQDFKLLNDRNVFENLEFVLKATGWKSKAEIKTKIEEVLGKVGIKEKYYKKPFELSGGEQQRVAIARALLNDPELILADEPTGNLDPKTSLEVMELLNEIHKSGKTILMATHDYQLIVKYKQKTVKCEGGELFEVVQQAVN